A genomic window from Sporosarcina sp. Marseille-Q4063 includes:
- a CDS encoding glycerate kinase encodes MKIVIVPSGFKECLDAEEVALAMERGVRRVNQTIDMDVIPMIDGGEGFAKTIVNIKGGELINKKVTGPVGEKIESHFGIFVENGKRTAVIEMAAVSGLKLVPRNQRNPLKTTTYGVGELIIAALDLGIDNILIGCGDSGTSDGGAGMAQALGVHFFDKERQIVDIDGGEDLMKVDSIVTTHIDRRLHDVSINVACNWKNILCGEEGVARIFGPQKGASPKQVEQLSSALEHYAALIQETLGIDVRSLPGSGASGGLGAGLIAFTGAMLHPRFDIIMDYISIEEKISTADIVFTAEGSLDFQTPNGKIPAEVARIAKKNNIPVIAITGTIGKGADLNYHAGIDAYCSIIQKPTSLEEAIQNAPKWIEESTESVLRQVSIGLGVAQRMKFKESVS; translated from the coding sequence ATGAAAATTGTAATCGTGCCATCGGGATTTAAAGAGTGTCTAGATGCTGAGGAAGTTGCTTTAGCAATGGAACGTGGCGTGAGACGCGTTAATCAGACTATCGATATGGATGTTATCCCGATGATTGATGGTGGAGAAGGATTTGCGAAGACGATTGTTAACATAAAAGGTGGAGAATTAATTAATAAAAAAGTGACAGGGCCCGTCGGTGAAAAAATCGAAAGTCATTTCGGGATTTTTGTGGAGAATGGTAAACGGACTGCTGTCATTGAAATGGCAGCTGTGTCTGGATTAAAACTAGTCCCGCGTAATCAAAGAAACCCTTTAAAAACAACTACCTATGGTGTAGGAGAGTTAATTATTGCCGCGCTTGATTTAGGTATTGACAATATATTGATCGGCTGTGGAGATTCAGGTACATCAGATGGTGGAGCAGGAATGGCGCAAGCATTAGGCGTTCATTTTTTTGATAAAGAGCGACAAATCGTCGATATCGACGGCGGAGAAGATTTGATGAAGGTGGATTCTATCGTGACGACTCATATAGATAGACGATTACATGATGTTTCTATTAATGTGGCGTGTAACTGGAAAAATATTTTATGTGGAGAAGAAGGCGTTGCCCGTATATTTGGTCCTCAAAAAGGAGCGTCTCCGAAGCAAGTTGAACAGCTATCATCAGCGCTAGAACACTATGCAGCTTTAATTCAAGAAACGCTTGGGATAGATGTTCGTTCACTGCCAGGCAGCGGGGCATCTGGCGGATTAGGTGCAGGACTCATTGCATTTACGGGAGCCATGTTACATCCACGATTCGATATTATTATGGACTACATAAGTATAGAAGAAAAAATTTCAACAGCCGATATTGTATTCACTGCTGAAGGTAGCTTGGATTTTCAAACGCCAAATGGGAAAATCCCAGCTGAAGTTGCGCGTATTGCGAAAAAAAATAACATCCCGGTCATTGCGATTACCGGAACCATTGGTAAAGGGGCAGATTTAAATTATCATGCAGGCATCGATGCATATTGCAGTATTATTCAAAAACCAACTTCTTTGGAAGAGGCAATACAAAATGCACCAAAATGGATAGAAGAGAGTACGGAGTCAGTATTACGACAAGTCTCGATTGGCTTAGGCGTTGCACAAAGAATGAAATTTAAAGAAAGCGTGTCATAA
- a CDS encoding SLC13 family permease, with amino-acid sequence MERNVYKQTRIQSWIQQLSVSSKVIISLHLLFMIAVLLIGALDYHAKISLFAFLSAMTLWIATKIPAGFVAIALIAFIILMNAAEPDLLYHSLSEEVVWLMIGAFIIGEAVKVSGLAERLTHSILRKSTNKNNMLFGLSSLLFTSAFFIPSTSGRAALSMPIIDQMSQRFSTKERNVLAILAPVIILMSTSATLIGAGSHLIGIALLESTVDQSISYIQWFIWGVPFAIAITILSVLLIKWTLWPRGELKEIENIPPEEKILYKKQINGKEKKTIILILFLIVGWMTESIHGYDIAFITMIGAILMMVPNYGIISWKQGISSVSWNLIIFVAAATALGKVLVDTGIVKWIEKEMLNVLHLFVGAPEWLIVLIILIVTVTSHLYITSHTTRAIVFIPGLLLFSETIGVNPSTVVFLSLIGMNYCVTVPVSSKALLLFYEEGNISYNASNLLKISAILMPLYILVMMLFYFTYWQWTGMHL; translated from the coding sequence ATGGAAAGAAATGTGTATAAGCAAACCCGTATTCAGTCTTGGATTCAACAATTATCGGTAAGTTCAAAAGTAATTATTAGTCTGCATCTTCTATTCATGATCGCGGTCTTATTAATTGGCGCATTAGACTACCATGCAAAAATATCCTTATTTGCATTCTTATCAGCAATGACGTTATGGATCGCAACTAAAATTCCAGCTGGATTTGTAGCAATAGCCCTCATTGCGTTCATAATTTTAATGAATGCAGCAGAACCGGATTTGTTATATCATTCACTTTCTGAAGAAGTTGTGTGGCTCATGATAGGTGCTTTTATCATTGGTGAAGCAGTTAAAGTATCCGGGTTAGCAGAACGTTTAACCCATTCAATATTGAGAAAGTCTACCAACAAAAACAATATGCTCTTTGGATTAAGTTCATTGTTATTTACATCAGCATTTTTCATTCCTTCTACATCTGGCCGGGCAGCTTTATCAATGCCAATCATTGATCAGATGAGTCAAAGGTTTTCGACTAAGGAACGAAATGTTCTAGCTATTTTAGCACCTGTTATCATATTAATGAGTACGTCTGCTACTTTAATTGGGGCAGGCTCTCATTTAATCGGAATAGCTTTACTTGAAAGCACTGTTGATCAAAGCATCTCCTATATTCAATGGTTTATATGGGGAGTACCATTCGCTATCGCCATTACAATACTTTCAGTTCTTTTAATAAAATGGACGTTGTGGCCAAGAGGTGAATTGAAAGAAATAGAAAACATACCGCCAGAAGAAAAAATCCTGTACAAAAAACAAATAAATGGAAAAGAGAAAAAGACGATAATACTGATTTTGTTTTTAATAGTGGGTTGGATGACAGAAAGCATACATGGCTATGACATAGCGTTTATTACAATGATAGGCGCAATTTTAATGATGGTGCCGAATTACGGAATCATTAGTTGGAAACAAGGCATAAGTTCAGTATCCTGGAACCTGATTATATTTGTTGCTGCAGCAACTGCACTTGGAAAGGTGTTGGTTGATACAGGTATAGTCAAATGGATTGAAAAAGAAATGCTAAACGTATTGCATTTGTTTGTAGGTGCTCCGGAATGGCTCATTGTGTTAATTATTTTAATTGTAACTGTGACAAGCCATTTGTATATAACATCACACACAACACGTGCAATCGTCTTTATTCCAGGTTTATTATTATTTAGCGAAACAATAGGCGTTAATCCTTCAACTGTTGTTTTTTTAAGTTTAATAGGTATGAACTATTGTGTTACAGTTCCAGTCAGCTCTAAGGCATTGCTTCTCTTTTATGAGGAAGGAAATATTTCATATAATGCTAGCAATCTATTAAAAATCAGCGCGATATTAATGCCTCTTTATATACTAGTCATGATGTTATTCTACTTTACTTATTGGCAGTGGACCGGGATGCATTTGTAA